The following are encoded in a window of Bacteroidales bacterium genomic DNA:
- a CDS encoding T9SS type A sorting domain-containing protein has protein sequence MKKISLFLLMPMLLIIALTGLQAQQITSVQRGAPSIVIDPMEVTFFWSGGQQILTKTVLVTNEGSEPLTFDIFAMQLPGAGPDVVVDPEFVAGQYALRAALQSDPNSERAPGSYFGNEVINSDADYDLQFEYACGDASGEAGIETDGNFFYTTKWNGSGFFKYHIDGTFLGAFQVGTVNAIRDLAYDGTYFYGGAAATTVYIMDFNTNTLIGQFTAPVAVRAIAYDYGEEGFWANNWSTTLTLFNQSGVVLNTIPTQGEENFYGLAFDPQGPYLWGYSQRTGTSQNILYKYALPSGQFLLEFDVFPLLSLVTTGDIAGGLAFHMGIELGLCSLVGLVQNKCIWVLEVGVYSYPPSIDVGVQSIVSPTSGVSLGNEQIVIKVRNNSYPAQSNIPWSVTWSGQGSGSISGIYTDTLAPWTEVEITAGSVNMSAYGTYVFEACTNMDGDEFPLNDCKTKVITCLEPGLCVDNLYTTGCSLGDGLTSWNLGYINIDNIPCAGNPPWYQNYMDQIHELYVGETYVLSVTAGYADTYIDVWIDYDNDLEFNNNEELVLNDAVCTFAGTAYTFNITTSPYAPPETCAMRVRTNYWTPVTGPCETYTYGNCIDFKADFGCHHNHWLTAEPPYGTIAPGASTAIAVTFNSYYYYGGEGLLNFNSNDPLNPLVEVPVYVLPDLGCPYPFPENLDLSIIYGDTTFATVTWELNALKQITRSTDGLKGRATTRHEKSGELLGFDIIRDDTLIATLIQEFSYTDTILPYYLACYKVAAHYDDCTVVSEEMVCIPVSVAETADETEIKVYPNPARDLLHIAATGIKEITIQAILGKLVYNQMADKDNLQINTIAFSKGIYIITVRTEQTTYTEKLIIQ, from the coding sequence ATGAAAAAAATTTCCCTCTTTTTGTTGATGCCAATGTTACTGATTATAGCATTGACAGGCTTGCAGGCACAGCAAATTACCAGTGTTCAGCGGGGCGCACCATCCATCGTGATTGACCCCATGGAGGTTACGTTTTTTTGGTCAGGTGGTCAACAGATTCTAACTAAAACGGTTTTGGTTACAAATGAAGGTTCGGAACCTTTAACCTTTGACATTTTTGCTATGCAATTGCCGGGCGCCGGCCCCGATGTGGTTGTTGATCCTGAGTTTGTTGCCGGACAATATGCCCTGCGCGCTGCTCTTCAAAGTGATCCGAATTCCGAACGTGCGCCTGGTTCTTATTTTGGAAATGAGGTAATCAATTCCGATGCTGATTATGATTTACAGTTTGAATATGCCTGCGGCGATGCTTCAGGCGAAGCCGGCATTGAAACCGACGGAAACTTTTTCTATACCACGAAATGGAACGGCAGCGGTTTCTTCAAATACCATATTGACGGAACTTTCCTTGGCGCTTTTCAGGTAGGAACGGTAAACGCTATCCGCGATCTTGCCTACGACGGAACCTATTTTTATGGTGGCGCAGCCGCTACTACTGTTTATATAATGGACTTCAACACTAACACGCTGATTGGTCAGTTCACAGCGCCTGTAGCTGTGCGCGCCATCGCTTATGATTATGGTGAGGAAGGATTCTGGGCTAACAACTGGTCAACCACACTAACCTTATTCAATCAGTCGGGTGTCGTTCTGAACACCATTCCAACCCAGGGCGAAGAGAACTTCTATGGTTTGGCTTTTGATCCGCAGGGACCTTACCTCTGGGGTTACAGCCAGCGTACAGGAACAAGTCAGAACATTCTATACAAGTATGCATTGCCAAGCGGCCAGTTCTTACTTGAATTTGACGTGTTCCCATTATTGTCACTTGTTACAACTGGCGACATAGCCGGAGGTCTGGCTTTTCACATGGGTATCGAATTGGGATTATGCTCTCTGGTGGGGCTTGTACAGAACAAGTGTATCTGGGTGCTTGAAGTTGGAGTATACTCCTATCCTCCAAGTATTGATGTTGGCGTTCAGTCAATCGTTTCTCCGACTTCCGGTGTTAGTCTTGGCAACGAACAGATCGTAATCAAAGTAAGAAATAATTCCTACCCTGCGCAATCTAATATCCCATGGTCAGTAACCTGGTCAGGCCAAGGCAGTGGTTCCATCAGCGGCATTTACACCGATACGCTTGCTCCGTGGACCGAAGTTGAAATCACAGCCGGATCAGTTAACATGTCGGCATACGGTACTTATGTATTTGAAGCTTGCACCAACATGGATGGCGACGAATTTCCACTGAATGACTGCAAAACTAAAGTAATTACCTGCCTCGAACCAGGTCTTTGCGTGGATAATCTTTACACAACCGGTTGTTCACTCGGAGACGGATTGACAAGCTGGAATCTCGGATACATTAACATTGACAACATTCCATGTGCCGGTAATCCACCCTGGTATCAAAACTACATGGATCAGATTCATGAGTTATATGTTGGCGAAACTTATGTGCTTTCAGTAACAGCTGGTTATGCAGACACCTACATCGACGTCTGGATTGATTATGATAATGACCTTGAATTCAACAACAACGAGGAGCTTGTTTTGAACGATGCTGTATGCACTTTTGCCGGGACAGCGTACACTTTTAATATTACAACTTCACCCTATGCCCCTCCCGAAACCTGTGCGATGCGGGTAAGAACAAACTATTGGACTCCGGTTACAGGTCCGTGTGAGACATACACTTATGGCAATTGTATTGATTTCAAAGCCGATTTTGGATGTCATCATAATCATTGGCTTACCGCTGAACCGCCCTATGGCACAATAGCGCCTGGCGCTTCAACAGCAATTGCGGTGACTTTTAATTCTTACTATTATTATGGGGGCGAAGGATTACTTAATTTCAACAGCAATGATCCATTAAATCCACTTGTAGAAGTTCCGGTTTATGTGCTTCCCGATCTTGGTTGTCCTTATCCTTTTCCGGAAAATCTGGACTTATCCATCATTTATGGCGACACAACGTTTGCTACTGTAACCTGGGAATTGAATGCTTTAAAGCAAATCACCCGCTCGACTGATGGCTTGAAGGGCAGGGCAACAACCCGGCATGAGAAGAGCGGCGAATTGCTGGGATTTGATATTATTAGAGATGATACCCTGATCGCCACGCTAATCCAGGAGTTTTCCTACACCGATACTATTTTACCCTACTATCTGGCTTGCTACAAAGTTGCAGCACATTACGACGATTGCACTGTAGTTTCAGAGGAGATGGTATGCATTCCTGTTTCAGTTGCCGAAACTGCAGATGAAACGGAGATCAAGGTCTACCCGAATCCAGCCAGAGACCTGTTACATATCGCTGCCACTGGCATTAAAGAAATTACAATACAAGCGATATTGGGAAAGCTGGTTTACAATCAAATGGCCGATAAGGATAACCTGCAAATCAATACCATAGCTTTCAGTAAAGGAATCTATATCATCACTGTAAGGACTGAACAAACCACCTACACAGAAAAACTGATCATACAATAA
- a CDS encoding c-type cytochrome → MKTLLKLLKWTAIVLILIVAGFYSFVQLSWDKKYEAPYPNIKASIDSAVIARGEYLVYGPSHCATCHVPPDKMLAVDNGLKMPLIGGWEESFPGFGVFRAPNLTPCPETGIGQLTDAEITRSIRHMVKSDGTTLFPFMEYQGMSDEDLTAIISFLRSQEPVYNQVDRSDLGFVAKALSAFGVISPRGPKTAPPTNVPTDDVLEYGRYIAQDISNCKGCHIQMDDFGNQQGPDYAGGFLFPPNAFSEGYAYVSPNLTPHPTTGVMTNWTEEQFINRFKHGRIHKGSPMPWGSYSRMHDDDLKALYSYLQSLEPAEHKIEKTVYTPGEELPKP, encoded by the coding sequence ATGAAAACACTACTTAAATTGCTGAAATGGACCGCTATCGTGCTGATTCTGATCGTTGCCGGGTTCTACAGCTTTGTTCAACTTTCGTGGGACAAAAAATATGAAGCCCCTTATCCCAACATCAAGGCGAGCATAGATTCTGCGGTGATTGCACGAGGCGAGTACCTTGTTTACGGTCCATCACATTGCGCCACCTGTCATGTTCCACCTGATAAAATGCTGGCTGTGGACAATGGTTTAAAAATGCCACTCATCGGTGGTTGGGAAGAAAGCTTTCCAGGTTTTGGCGTTTTTAGGGCGCCAAACCTGACCCCATGTCCTGAAACCGGCATAGGACAACTGACTGATGCTGAGATTACCAGAAGCATCAGGCACATGGTAAAAAGTGACGGAACGACACTATTCCCATTTATGGAATACCAGGGAATGAGTGATGAAGACCTTACTGCCATCATTTCTTTCCTGCGCAGCCAGGAGCCGGTTTACAACCAGGTTGATCGCAGTGATTTGGGGTTTGTTGCAAAGGCACTATCTGCGTTTGGGGTGATCAGCCCCAGGGGGCCAAAAACCGCTCCGCCAACGAATGTACCTACTGATGATGTGCTGGAATATGGCAGGTACATTGCTCAGGACATTAGTAACTGTAAAGGTTGTCATATTCAAATGGATGATTTTGGCAACCAGCAGGGACCTGATTATGCCGGTGGATTTTTATTTCCTCCCAATGCTTTTTCTGAAGGATATGCTTATGTGTCACCAAATTTAACCCCTCACCCAACCACCGGAGTAATGACTAACTGGACAGAAGAACAATTCATTAACCGTTTTAAACACGGTAGAATTCACAAAGGCAGCCCAATGCCATGGGGTTCCTATTCGAGAATGCATGACGATGATCTCAAAGCACTTTATAGTTATCTGCAATCGTTGGAACCTGCTGAGCATAAAATTGAGAAAACCGTTTATACTCCCGGGGAAGAATTACCAAAGCCTTAA
- a CDS encoding amidohydrolase: MEDIKSRIQKLSTDFLEEVISFRRELHRYPELSMQEFRTSKFVVKQLASFGIRNFQVVATTGIMALIEGRNPGKKTIALRADMDALPIQELNDVDYKSQHPGVMHACGHDVHTASLLGVAKILHELSNQFEGTVKLFFQPSEENYPGGATMMIGEGVMENPRPAHVFGQHVYPELEVGKIGIKSGKYMASTDEIHLTVKGKGGHAANPWKNVDPVLIAAHIIVALQQIVSRNASPEIPTVLSFGRIIGNGQTNIIPDEVTLAGTIRTFDERWRKEVHQRITLMARSIAEGMGGSCEVQVHAGYPFVYNDPEITAKAWDWAVDYLGPENVVELPLRMTAEDFSYFANEVPSCFYRLGTANFEQGTVSGLHSATFNVDEKSLQTGMGLMSWFAMNALK, translated from the coding sequence ATGGAAGATATAAAAAGCAGGATTCAGAAACTCAGTACAGACTTTCTGGAGGAGGTGATTTCTTTCAGACGGGAATTGCACCGTTACCCTGAGCTTTCGATGCAGGAATTCAGAACATCGAAGTTTGTGGTAAAACAGTTGGCTTCTTTTGGGATCAGGAATTTTCAGGTTGTGGCCACAACAGGGATCATGGCTTTGATCGAAGGACGAAATCCGGGGAAAAAGACCATTGCCCTGAGGGCGGATATGGATGCATTACCCATACAGGAATTGAATGACGTGGATTACAAATCTCAGCACCCCGGAGTGATGCATGCCTGCGGACATGATGTCCATACGGCTTCTCTGCTGGGAGTGGCAAAGATCCTTCATGAACTCAGCAATCAATTTGAAGGAACGGTTAAGCTTTTCTTTCAGCCATCAGAGGAAAATTACCCTGGTGGCGCTACGATGATGATAGGAGAGGGGGTAATGGAAAATCCACGTCCGGCGCATGTTTTCGGGCAACATGTCTATCCTGAACTTGAAGTTGGAAAAATTGGCATTAAAAGCGGGAAATATATGGCCTCCACCGATGAAATTCATTTGACGGTGAAAGGGAAAGGTGGCCATGCAGCCAATCCATGGAAGAATGTTGACCCCGTGCTGATTGCTGCACACATCATCGTTGCACTCCAACAGATAGTTAGCCGCAATGCCTCCCCTGAAATCCCGACAGTCCTTTCTTTCGGCCGGATTATAGGAAATGGGCAAACCAATATTATTCCTGATGAAGTGACCCTTGCAGGAACCATCAGGACTTTTGATGAGCGCTGGAGAAAGGAAGTCCATCAAAGAATTACACTAATGGCAAGGTCAATCGCTGAAGGCATGGGAGGCAGTTGCGAGGTTCAGGTACATGCTGGTTATCCTTTTGTCTACAATGATCCTGAAATCACTGCAAAAGCATGGGATTGGGCTGTTGACTACCTGGGGCCGGAAAATGTTGTAGAGCTCCCGCTGCGCATGACCGCTGAAGATTTTTCTTATTTTGCCAACGAAGTGCCATCCTGTTTCTATCGCCTTGGAACAGCCAACTTTGAGCAAGGTACAGTCTCCGGACTGCATTCTGCTACATTTAATGTGGACGAAAAATCACTCCAAACCGGCATGGGACTTATGTCTTGGTTCGCAATGAATGCATTGAAATGA
- a CDS encoding sulfatase-like hydrolase/transferase, with product MDGIEKSKGYIRGNYYTIVVYRLCIAFLFLWLSRVMFYFFNLHYFEHLLTNDVLKLFFFGIRFDLSTLFTLNTVFIVMMTIPLPFRRLRVYRTVADLFFFIPNLAGISLNLADIVYFRFTQKRMTGDIFDFVVNDVPMDTLLPQFIRDFWPYFLITLFLAIVCIVLVKMVSFSKRRFTDGLLTYYQMQVISFILSLAVTIIGIRGGFQLKPIKVITAAKYTQSRNVPILLNTPFTIIKTIDQQSVNFVQHFDENEIDEIYSPEHNSDKLHTLGNDSLFQQKNIVLIIMESLSSEHIGAFNRHLEHYQGFTPFLDSLMQHSLVFNGFANAKQSIEGIPAIVASLPGLMDRSFINSPYSGNAMNSLASLLGEKGYHTSFYHGGTNGTMDFDRFADLVGFDNYFGREEYNNDDDFDGRWGIFDEPFFQYFARHLAKTPQPFLSVLFSLSAHHPYTIPQEHTGKFMKGNLEIQEAIMYSDFALRRFFKTASKMPWFKNTLFVITADHTSEADLPEYKTRFGMFRIPILFFDPNKNLPATINKVTSQVDIMPSLLSLLNFDAPFISFGQNLFDESQQSFAVTHLNGIYQIIQEDYVLEFDGVESLALYNVNEDIFMKNNLLFTESEKVNTMERLLKAYIQQYYTRLKLNRMTAE from the coding sequence ATGGATGGTATCGAAAAGAGCAAAGGGTACATTAGAGGGAATTATTATACGATTGTCGTTTACCGGCTGTGTATTGCATTCCTGTTCCTGTGGTTGAGCAGGGTAATGTTTTATTTTTTTAATTTGCATTACTTTGAGCACCTTCTCACCAATGATGTGTTAAAACTCTTTTTTTTCGGAATTCGTTTCGACCTTTCCACACTTTTTACCCTCAATACGGTTTTCATCGTCATGATGACCATACCGTTGCCGTTCAGACGTTTAAGGGTCTACCGAACGGTTGCCGATCTGTTTTTTTTTATTCCGAATCTTGCGGGAATTTCGCTTAACCTCGCTGACATCGTTTACTTCCGTTTTACGCAAAAACGAATGACAGGAGACATCTTTGACTTCGTTGTAAATGATGTGCCCATGGACACCCTCCTTCCTCAGTTCATCAGGGATTTTTGGCCCTATTTCCTGATTACACTTTTTTTGGCCATTGTATGTATTGTTTTGGTGAAAATGGTTTCTTTCAGTAAAAGAAGATTTACGGACGGTTTACTCACATATTACCAGATGCAGGTGATTTCTTTCATCCTTTCATTGGCAGTAACAATCATCGGAATCAGAGGTGGGTTTCAGCTTAAACCAATTAAGGTGATTACTGCCGCTAAATATACCCAGTCGCGTAACGTACCCATTCTTCTGAATACTCCGTTTACCATCATAAAGACAATTGACCAGCAATCTGTGAATTTCGTTCAGCATTTTGATGAAAACGAAATTGATGAGATCTATTCCCCGGAGCATAATAGTGATAAATTGCATACGTTGGGAAACGATTCACTCTTTCAACAAAAAAACATCGTCTTGATTATCATGGAAAGCCTTTCGAGTGAGCACATTGGAGCATTCAATCGTCATTTAGAACATTACCAGGGTTTTACACCATTTCTTGATTCACTGATGCAGCATAGTTTGGTTTTTAATGGTTTTGCCAACGCCAAACAATCTATCGAAGGAATACCGGCTATTGTTGCCTCCTTGCCCGGACTAATGGATCGTAGTTTTATCAACTCACCTTATTCGGGAAATGCGATGAACAGCCTGGCCAGTTTACTTGGGGAAAAAGGTTATCATACCTCTTTTTACCACGGAGGAACAAATGGCACGATGGATTTTGACCGGTTTGCAGATCTTGTCGGTTTTGATAATTATTTCGGCAGGGAAGAATACAACAACGATGACGATTTTGATGGCAGGTGGGGAATCTTTGACGAACCATTTTTTCAATATTTCGCACGCCATCTTGCGAAGACCCCACAACCTTTCCTGTCCGTTTTGTTTTCATTGTCTGCTCATCATCCCTACACTATTCCTCAAGAGCATACCGGTAAATTTATGAAAGGAAACCTTGAAATACAGGAGGCCATCATGTACTCCGATTTTGCCTTAAGGCGCTTTTTTAAAACCGCTTCAAAAATGCCCTGGTTCAAAAATACATTATTTGTGATCACAGCCGATCACACCTCTGAAGCTGACCTGCCGGAATATAAAACGCGTTTCGGTATGTTCAGGATTCCAATTCTCTTTTTTGACCCAAATAAAAACCTTCCTGCAACAATCAACAAAGTAACCAGCCAGGTGGACATTATGCCCTCGTTATTGAGTTTGCTTAATTTTGATGCCCCTTTCATTTCTTTTGGCCAAAACCTTTTCGACGAAAGTCAACAATCATTTGCAGTGACTCATTTGAATGGTATTTACCAGATCATTCAGGAAGATTATGTACTTGAGTTTGATGGAGTAGAAAGCCTGGCACTTTACAATGTAAACGAGGATATTTTTATGAAAAATAACCTGCTTTTCACCGAATCAGAAAAGGTGAATACTATGGAACGCCTGCTAAAAGCGTACATTCAGCAATATTATACCCGGTTGAAGTTAAACAGGATGACTGCAGAATAA
- a CDS encoding diacylglycerol kinase family lipid kinase encodes MEQVVNKIPILFIVNPFSGVGRKKQIEYQLEKKLDLQKFDYRVSYTEYPLHATKLSEEAVKTGVKVIVAVGGDGTVNETARPMIGTEVTLGIIPSGSGNGLARHLQIPGDLDRAIRIINLCQTRKIDTVEINDQVFLSIAGVGFDAHVAAKFAQQSQRGFFGYAKVALREYFRYRPKKFKLIIDGKRYYREALFISFANSDQFGYNTSISPNASIDDGMIDVCIAKKTALWKTILWAPFLVARKIHRTPYVEIIRARELDIRQKKKTINLDGEPVKVGKRLHIHVIPASLNVIVP; translated from the coding sequence ATGGAACAAGTTGTCAATAAAATCCCTATCCTCTTCATTGTCAATCCCTTTTCGGGTGTTGGGCGAAAGAAACAGATCGAATATCAATTAGAGAAAAAGCTCGATTTACAAAAATTCGATTATCGCGTGAGCTACACTGAATATCCTTTGCATGCCACAAAATTAAGCGAAGAAGCTGTAAAAACCGGAGTAAAAGTTATTGTTGCCGTGGGAGGCGATGGGACAGTGAACGAAACAGCCCGACCGATGATCGGAACAGAGGTTACACTCGGGATAATCCCTTCAGGTTCAGGTAACGGATTGGCCAGACATCTGCAAATACCAGGCGACCTCGACAGAGCCATCAGAATTATAAACCTTTGCCAAACACGAAAGATTGACACAGTTGAAATCAATGACCAGGTATTTTTAAGCATTGCCGGAGTGGGGTTCGATGCCCATGTGGCGGCAAAATTTGCACAGCAGTCACAACGTGGATTTTTTGGCTATGCAAAAGTGGCTCTCCGTGAATACTTCCGGTATCGACCAAAAAAGTTTAAACTTATCATTGATGGTAAAAGGTACTACCGGGAGGCACTTTTTATCAGTTTTGCCAACTCTGACCAGTTTGGTTACAACACTTCCATTTCACCTAATGCAAGCATCGATGATGGAATGATTGATGTTTGTATTGCAAAAAAAACAGCTTTGTGGAAAACAATACTTTGGGCGCCATTTCTGGTTGCACGCAAAATCCATAGAACACCTTACGTGGAGATAATTCGAGCCCGCGAGCTGGACATTCGCCAGAAGAAGAAAACCATCAACCTTGACGGCGAACCCGTGAAGGTTGGAAAAAGGCTCCATATTCACGTGATTCCGGCTTCGCTGAACGTGATAGTGCCCTGA
- a CDS encoding HD domain-containing protein encodes MIKPIQLLEKYFKPGSEALYVVTLHSSAVKELSLKIAQKNPQFNVNTKLLEQAAMLHDIGIVKTNAPDLGCFGEFPYICHGYLGREILEAEGLHDIAPFCERHTGTGITVEEIIKHTLPIPNREMMPVTIEEKILCYADKFFSKSGKNLTHPKKLKRIYQNLIRYGEDKIRRFDEFIGMFGIYYVYDWVEEDVDIEFGKRSPEV; translated from the coding sequence ATGATTAAACCTATCCAATTACTTGAGAAGTATTTCAAACCCGGAAGTGAAGCACTCTATGTAGTTACCCTTCATTCAAGTGCAGTAAAAGAACTTTCGCTCAAAATTGCACAAAAGAATCCTCAGTTTAATGTGAACACCAAACTTCTCGAACAGGCTGCGATGCTTCACGACATCGGTATTGTGAAAACCAACGCTCCCGATCTTGGCTGTTTTGGTGAATTTCCCTACATCTGTCATGGCTATTTAGGCCGGGAGATCTTAGAAGCAGAAGGATTACACGACATAGCTCCTTTCTGCGAAAGACACACAGGAACCGGAATTACTGTAGAAGAGATCATTAAACACACCCTGCCGATTCCAAATCGTGAGATGATGCCGGTAACCATCGAGGAAAAAATCCTCTGCTACGCCGACAAGTTTTTTTCGAAATCAGGAAAAAACCTGACCCATCCGAAAAAACTGAAGAGGATTTACCAAAACCTCATCCGGTATGGTGAGGATAAGATCAGGCGCTTTGATGAATTTATCGGGATGTTTGGGATCTATTATGTTTACGATTGGGTGGAGGAAGATGTTGATATAGAGTTCGGTAAAAGAAGTCCGGAGGTATGA
- a CDS encoding galactokinase, whose product MNLNQLKSAFHDRYPGGVDQLLIAFAPGRVNLIGEHTDYNGGFVLPCAISFGTWLLMRKNNDNLLRLASGNFDLSAEIPIEKVNQKNEVSWVNYPLGVINELIELGLNLSGLDLFFYGNIPSGAGLSSSASIEVVTAAALNQLYGLNLNLVDLVVLSQRAENRFVGVNCGIMDQFAVGLSKKGHALFLNCHSLNYELPPLNLGTYRIAIANTGKKRQLAESKYNERVSECDKAVEYISKVKPIGSLGELSYQEFVDLSHIIPDIIIRKRAKYVVSENQRVMDAVNALAKGNLRLFGSLMNASHNSLRFDYEVTGEELDVIVEEARNVEGVLGARMTGAGFGGCSVNIVAGSQLENFISQVGENYFKKTELHAEFYISETGDGVKIVEY is encoded by the coding sequence ATGAATTTAAATCAATTGAAAAGTGCCTTTCACGATCGCTATCCGGGTGGTGTAGATCAATTACTTATCGCATTTGCTCCCGGCAGGGTTAATTTGATTGGCGAACACACCGATTATAACGGAGGTTTTGTGTTACCGTGTGCCATCTCTTTTGGTACGTGGCTTTTGATGAGAAAGAACAATGACAATCTGCTCAGGTTGGCCTCTGGAAATTTTGACTTATCTGCCGAAATTCCTATAGAAAAAGTGAACCAAAAAAATGAAGTTAGCTGGGTAAATTATCCTTTGGGCGTCATCAATGAGCTGATAGAGTTAGGTTTAAATCTATCCGGCCTTGATTTGTTTTTTTATGGCAACATTCCTTCTGGAGCTGGATTATCATCATCAGCATCAATCGAAGTAGTAACAGCAGCTGCCTTAAATCAGCTTTATGGCCTGAATCTCAATTTGGTTGATCTGGTCGTCCTGTCGCAGCGGGCTGAAAACCGGTTTGTTGGGGTTAATTGTGGTATCATGGATCAATTTGCTGTGGGTTTGAGTAAGAAAGGTCATGCCTTATTCCTAAATTGTCATTCACTTAATTATGAATTACCCCCTCTAAATCTTGGTACTTACCGCATTGCTATAGCAAATACAGGTAAAAAGCGTCAGCTGGCTGAATCAAAATATAATGAGCGGGTTTCGGAGTGTGACAAAGCTGTTGAATATATTTCCAAGGTCAAGCCAATTGGTTCACTTGGGGAGTTAAGTTACCAGGAGTTTGTTGACCTGAGCCATATTATTCCAGATATCATTATTCGTAAAAGAGCCAAGTATGTGGTATCGGAAAACCAGCGTGTGATGGATGCTGTGAATGCCCTTGCAAAAGGAAACCTTCGCCTCTTTGGCAGCCTGATGAACGCTTCGCATAACTCACTCCGCTTTGACTATGAAGTGACAGGTGAAGAACTGGATGTCATCGTTGAAGAAGCGCGAAATGTTGAGGGGGTTTTGGGTGCTCGTATGACCGGCGCCGGATTTGGCGGATGTTCAGTCAATATTGTAGCCGGAAGTCAATTAGAAAATTTTATCAGCCAGGTTGGAGAGAATTACTTTAAAAAAACCGAACTTCACGCGGAGTTTTACATTTCGGAAACAGGTGACGGGGTTAAAATTGTTGAATATTAA
- the ppk2 gene encoding polyphosphate kinase 2: MGKSDKNSKEKEEEKPKKLSTEFYEKELGKLQIELVKLQEWVKLKGLKVVVVFEGRDAAGKGGTIKRIIQSLNPRICRVAALGTPTEREKTQWYFQRYVPHLPSGGEIVLFDRSWYNRAGVERVMGYCSDDEYWEFLRSCPNFERMLIRSGIILIKYWFSVSIEEQERRFQARILDPTKRWKLSPMDLKSRELWVEYSKAKDEMFAYTDTKVSPWYVVPSDDKKRARLNCIHHLLRMVPYEDLTPGEFELPERPNGKGYVRPPFDEQTFVPDVY; the protein is encoded by the coding sequence ATGGGAAAATCAGACAAAAACAGCAAAGAAAAAGAAGAAGAAAAACCAAAGAAGCTTTCGACCGAATTTTACGAAAAAGAGCTGGGTAAACTGCAGATCGAACTGGTAAAACTGCAGGAATGGGTTAAGCTGAAAGGGCTGAAGGTAGTAGTGGTCTTCGAAGGGCGCGATGCTGCAGGAAAAGGGGGAACAATTAAAAGAATTATACAAAGCCTAAACCCCAGGATTTGTCGTGTGGCTGCTCTTGGTACGCCTACCGAACGGGAAAAAACACAATGGTATTTTCAGCGCTACGTGCCCCACCTGCCATCTGGTGGTGAAATCGTCCTGTTTGACCGGAGCTGGTACAATCGTGCTGGTGTGGAGCGTGTAATGGGATACTGCTCTGACGATGAATATTGGGAATTTCTTCGTTCGTGTCCAAACTTCGAGCGAATGTTGATCCGTTCCGGGATCATTCTTATAAAATACTGGTTCTCAGTAAGCATTGAAGAACAGGAAAGACGGTTTCAGGCACGGATATTAGATCCTACAAAACGATGGAAACTCAGCCCCATGGATTTGAAATCGAGGGAATTATGGGTTGAGTATTCAAAGGCTAAAGACGAAATGTTTGCTTACACCGACACCAAGGTATCGCCGTGGTATGTTGTTCCGTCCGATGACAAAAAACGCGCACGGCTCAATTGTATTCATCACCTGCTGCGTATGGTTCCTTACGAAGACCTGACGCCTGGAGAGTTTGAACTTCCTGAACGTCCAAACGGAAAAGGGTATGTCAGACCACCCTTCGATGAGCAGACCTTTGTTCCGGATGTTTATTAG